The following coding sequences lie in one Metopolophium dirhodum isolate CAU chromosome 5, ASM1992520v1, whole genome shotgun sequence genomic window:
- the LOC132945258 gene encoding noggin-like, translating into MTVKWLSVLVALACCSIRHTVMCTSIRLDHLPLRPVPSNDPGVIDLIEMPNPALDPRPSDINATALLAKLAAKFDPNCMSMTAPEHLVPVSEIPFRRNRRGRLVPTGKMPTEIRELDTKFFSLSDGRRLRTRITGQLRRKIQQYLWGRTACPMHRQWKDLGQRFWPRWLLEGHCPKGETSCSVPAGMYCRATSSQYKTLLRWHCRGPNGPSAVLQQYNSLPGAKSTGSVVNQIKVCQWIKVEYPVVTECGCGCATDVSE; encoded by the exons ATGACTGTCAAATGGTTGTCCGTGCTGGTCGCGCTGGCGTGTTGCTCGATCCGCCACACCGTCATGTGCACGTCCATCCGGCTGGATCACCTACCTTTGCGGCCAGTGCCATCCAACGACCCTGGAGTCATTGATCTCATCGAGATGCCCAACCCGGCACTGGATCCCAGGCCCTCCGACATAAACGCCACGGCGCTGTTGGCCAAGCTGGCCGCCAAGTTCGACCCCAACTGCATGAGCATGACAGCCCCCGAACACCTGGTGCCAGTCTCCGAAATACCCTTCAG GAGGAATCGACGTGGCCGATTGGTGCCCACCGGCAAGATGCCGACTGAGATCCGGGAGCTGGACACCAAGTTTTTCTCGCTTTCGGACGGCCGGCGGCTCCGGACCCGGATAACCGGTCAACTGCGCCGGAAGATCCAGCAGTACCTCTGGGGCCGGACGGCGTGCCCGATGCACAGACAGTGGAAGGACCTGGGCCAGCGGTTCTGGCCGAGGTGGCTGCTCGAGGGTCACTGTCCCAAGGGCGAGACGTCGTGCTCGGTGCCCGCGGGCATGTACTGCCGAGCCACTAGCAGCCAGTACAAGACGCTGTTGCGGTGGCACTGTCGCGGCCCTAATGGCCCGTCGGCCGTACTGCAGCAGTACAACAGTCTGCCAGGCGCGAAGTCGACGGGGTCGGTGGTCAACCAGATAAAGGTGTGCCAGTGGATCAAGGTGGAGTACCCGGTGGTGACCGAGTGCGGTTGCGGTTGCGCGACGGACGTCTCCGAGTGA